In one Aromatoleum aromaticum EbN1 genomic region, the following are encoded:
- a CDS encoding phage portal protein, which yields MKLFGFEITKKALQPVSNRGWFPIVAEPTSGAWQRSEPIVVETALAHSAVFACVNLIASDVAKLPISISRRTDYWSPITHEYSRLLRKPNGFQNRVQFISQWIASKLIFGNTYVLKVRDNRGRITALHVLDAKTVRPMIADDGAVFYELKASQLSGIAADVTVPAREIIHDRGIAPFHPLIGLSPLQAAAAATTQGLAIQHNSAKFFQNGAQPGGILTAPGAISPETAERLKAHWDANYTGANAGKTAVLGDGLRYEAMSTTPVDSQLIEQLAFSAQDVARAFHVPAWKIGAGPTAPYTSSEATNLQYLSDCLQVHIESLELALDDGLDLPPDVRTEFDESSLLRLDSATRINVLSTAVKSGLRTINEARAELNLAPVDGGDEIFRQMQDVPLAPDADLKEDAQ from the coding sequence ATGAAGCTATTCGGATTCGAGATCACCAAGAAGGCCTTGCAGCCCGTAAGCAATCGGGGCTGGTTTCCGATCGTCGCTGAGCCGACTTCGGGCGCATGGCAACGCTCTGAGCCTATCGTTGTCGAGACCGCGCTTGCACATAGCGCCGTGTTCGCGTGCGTGAACTTGATCGCGTCCGACGTGGCGAAGCTGCCTATCAGCATCAGCCGGCGCACAGACTACTGGTCGCCGATCACGCACGAATATTCGCGCCTCTTGCGGAAGCCGAACGGCTTCCAAAATCGCGTTCAATTTATAAGCCAGTGGATCGCGTCGAAACTGATTTTCGGCAACACCTACGTGCTCAAGGTCCGGGACAACCGAGGCCGCATTACCGCACTCCACGTCCTGGACGCGAAGACCGTCCGCCCGATGATCGCGGACGATGGCGCGGTCTTCTACGAACTGAAGGCGTCGCAACTGTCGGGCATCGCCGCTGATGTCACGGTTCCCGCTCGCGAGATCATCCATGATCGAGGCATCGCCCCGTTCCATCCGCTGATTGGCCTGAGCCCGTTGCAAGCCGCCGCCGCTGCCACGACCCAAGGGCTTGCGATCCAGCACAACAGCGCCAAGTTCTTCCAGAACGGCGCACAGCCGGGCGGCATCCTGACGGCACCCGGCGCAATCAGCCCCGAGACTGCCGAACGCCTCAAAGCGCACTGGGACGCCAACTATACCGGAGCGAACGCAGGCAAGACCGCCGTGCTCGGCGACGGCCTGCGCTATGAGGCGATGAGCACAACGCCCGTCGACTCGCAACTGATCGAGCAACTGGCGTTCAGCGCCCAAGACGTGGCCCGAGCATTCCACGTTCCGGCGTGGAAAATCGGCGCCGGCCCGACCGCGCCCTACACGTCGTCCGAAGCGACGAACCTGCAGTACCTGAGCGACTGCCTGCAAGTCCATATCGAATCGCTGGAACTCGCCCTCGACGATGGCCTGGACCTGCCCCCCGACGTGCGGACTGAGTTCGACGAAAGCTCGCTGCTCCGTCTCGACAGCGCGACCCGCATCAACGTCCTGAGCACCGCCGTCAAATCCGGCCTGCGGACGATCAACGAAGCGCGTGCCGAGCTGAACCTTGCCCCGGTTGATGGCGGGGACGAAATCTTCCGCCAGATGCAAGACGTACCGCTTGCCCCGGACGCTGACCTCAAGGAGGACGCGCAATGA
- a CDS encoding phage head closure protein, translating into MGLNAGRLRHRVTIQAPTRTQDPETGAMTTTWTALATVAAAIEPLSVKDYIAAQTLKSKVAVRIVIRYRADLKHDMRLIGPDGTLYIPQGFLPDPNSGKEWLTIPCSVEA; encoded by the coding sequence ATGGGCCTGAACGCCGGACGCCTGCGCCATCGCGTCACCATCCAAGCCCCGACCCGCACGCAAGACCCGGAGACCGGCGCCATGACGACGACGTGGACGGCCCTTGCCACGGTCGCCGCTGCAATCGAACCGCTGAGCGTCAAAGACTACATCGCCGCGCAGACTTTGAAAAGCAAGGTCGCTGTGAGAATCGTCATCCGCTACCGCGCCGACCTCAAGCACGACATGCGCTTGATCGGCCCGGACGGAACCCTCTACATCCCGCAAGGCTTCCTGCCCGACCCGAACAGCGGCAAAGAGTGGCTGACCATCCCTTGCAGCGTGGAGGCTTGA
- the tnpB gene encoding IS66 family insertion sequence element accessory protein TnpB (TnpB, as the term is used for proteins encoded by IS66 family insertion elements, is considered an accessory protein, since TnpC, encoded by a neighboring gene, is a DDE family transposase.): protein MFFPEGAVRVHLYGRPVDMRKSFDGLYALARHGVGQDPLSGHLFVFISRRATQMKVLYWDRSGFCIWAKRLESGRFVSDWSRVATREMDWTGLKLLLEGIEPARFKKRFALPESNRKPV from the coding sequence ATGTTCTTTCCCGAAGGCGCGGTGCGGGTGCATCTGTACGGGCGCCCGGTCGATATGCGCAAATCCTTCGACGGTTTGTATGCGCTCGCCCGCCACGGCGTGGGACAGGATCCGTTGTCGGGGCATCTGTTCGTGTTCATCAGCCGCCGCGCGACCCAGATGAAGGTCCTGTACTGGGATCGCAGCGGCTTTTGCATCTGGGCCAAGCGGCTCGAGTCGGGCCGTTTCGTGTCGGATTGGTCGCGGGTGGCCACCCGCGAGATGGACTGGACGGGGCTGAAACTGCTGCTCGAGGGCATCGAGCCGGCACGCTTCAAAAAGCGCTTTGCGCTTCCAGAAAGTAACCGCAAACCCGTATGA
- a CDS encoding phage major capsid protein has translation MNKLFSTLTVKSFDEDEGVFTGIASTPSTDRVGDIVETAGITAKHLPVPLLWQHDHDKPAGIVESMTPTAKGLVVVCRVLKDASAEVKSYWEFVKAGAVSLSIGFRPLEYAPLAAGGYHYKQVELLELSLVTVPAHQDARILTTKQHQAANPVIHIEGNTMTIAEQLKQFESARAEALGKMDALVTKGATLSQDEDTQYKAAETEVASLDQHIERLKAAEARQAKSARPVQGVNVTVQDNAPKGSDFVRFTKALALARGNPMQAVEMAKHLGYGNRVETVLKAAVAAGTTTSADFASLIEPQMMTAEFIDLLRPSLIVSKLTQVRHVPSNIRIPRQTTGTSASWIGEGRPAAVTNAAFGDLELGDHKLGAIAVFTEQLLRRSEPAAENLVRDDLIAVTANAIDVAFITSTNAGVAGVKPASIANGATTAAASGTSADAVRADVKKAYANAVLANQPLASAAWIMHPSTALSLSMMVVPFSFTTNVDSVTQDVTTITSGQREFPGISMNGGTFEGLPVVLSTNVPGDATAGYDLVLAVQNEILLAEGGLAIDASREASLEMDGAPVHDSKTPTAASLVSLWQTGSVAIRVIRGITWTTRRPTAVYRISAAKYA, from the coding sequence ATGAACAAGCTATTCAGCACCCTGACGGTAAAGAGTTTCGACGAGGACGAAGGCGTCTTTACGGGCATCGCCTCGACGCCGTCTACGGACCGAGTCGGCGACATCGTCGAGACCGCAGGCATTACGGCAAAGCACCTACCCGTCCCGCTCCTGTGGCAGCACGACCACGATAAACCCGCCGGCATCGTCGAGAGCATGACCCCGACCGCCAAGGGCCTTGTTGTGGTGTGTCGTGTCCTGAAGGACGCGAGCGCCGAAGTAAAGAGCTATTGGGAGTTCGTCAAGGCGGGCGCCGTGTCCCTGTCCATCGGATTCCGCCCACTCGAATACGCCCCACTTGCTGCCGGTGGGTATCACTACAAGCAAGTCGAGCTTTTGGAATTGTCACTGGTGACTGTTCCAGCACATCAGGATGCACGAATCCTGACCACGAAGCAGCACCAAGCAGCAAATCCCGTTATTCACATTGAAGGAAACACCATGACCATCGCTGAACAACTGAAGCAGTTTGAGTCCGCCCGCGCCGAAGCCCTGGGCAAGATGGACGCTCTCGTGACCAAGGGCGCGACCCTGTCGCAGGACGAGGACACGCAATACAAGGCCGCCGAAACGGAAGTCGCTTCGCTGGATCAACACATCGAACGACTGAAAGCCGCCGAAGCGCGTCAAGCGAAATCGGCTCGCCCGGTCCAAGGCGTGAACGTGACCGTGCAAGACAACGCGCCGAAGGGCTCGGACTTCGTCCGCTTCACCAAGGCGCTTGCCCTTGCCCGTGGCAACCCGATGCAGGCCGTGGAAATGGCCAAGCACCTGGGCTACGGTAACCGCGTCGAGACCGTCCTGAAAGCGGCTGTCGCTGCCGGCACGACCACGAGCGCGGACTTCGCCTCGCTGATCGAACCGCAGATGATGACTGCAGAATTCATCGACTTGCTGCGCCCGTCGCTCATCGTGTCGAAGCTGACGCAAGTGCGCCACGTCCCCTCGAACATCCGCATCCCGCGCCAGACCACCGGCACGTCGGCGTCCTGGATTGGGGAAGGCCGCCCTGCTGCGGTCACCAACGCAGCGTTCGGTGACCTGGAGTTGGGCGATCACAAGCTGGGCGCAATCGCAGTCTTCACTGAGCAGCTCTTGCGTCGCTCGGAACCCGCCGCTGAAAACCTCGTGCGCGATGACCTGATCGCGGTCACGGCCAACGCCATCGACGTGGCATTCATCACCTCGACGAACGCCGGCGTGGCTGGCGTCAAGCCCGCATCGATCGCCAATGGCGCGACCACTGCCGCCGCTTCGGGCACTTCGGCAGATGCCGTGCGCGCCGACGTGAAGAAGGCCTATGCAAACGCCGTGCTCGCAAATCAGCCGCTCGCTTCTGCGGCTTGGATTATGCACCCGAGCACCGCCCTGTCGCTGTCGATGATGGTTGTGCCGTTCAGCTTCACCACCAACGTTGATTCGGTGACTCAAGACGTCACCACCATCACGTCGGGCCAGCGCGAATTCCCCGGCATTTCGATGAACGGGGGCACCTTCGAAGGCCTGCCCGTTGTCCTGAGCACCAACGTTCCGGGCGACGCGACCGCCGGATACGACCTGGTCCTCGCGGTGCAGAACGAAATCCTACTTGCCGAAGGCGGCCTTGCTATCGACGCATCGCGCGAGGCCTCGCTCGAAATGGATGGAGCACCGGTTCATGACTCGAAGACGCCGACCGCTGCCTCGCTGGTCTCGCTGTGGCAGACCGGCAGTGTCGCAATTCGCGTGATCCGTGGCATCACCTGGACCACCCGCCGCCCGACCGCCGTCTACCGCATCTCCGCTGCGAAATACGCCTAA
- a CDS encoding head-tail connector protein, whose product MTISLADAKYHLRIDGSEQDAEVNTKLNHAEMIVRTYRGFVDAYPSTEDPIRDAATLLVLGELWANRESSTGNPLSPSVRNILDTIRGPSWA is encoded by the coding sequence ATGACTATCAGCCTTGCAGACGCGAAGTATCACCTCCGAATCGACGGCAGCGAGCAAGACGCCGAGGTGAACACGAAGCTGAACCACGCCGAGATGATCGTGAGGACGTATCGCGGATTCGTCGACGCCTACCCGTCGACGGAAGACCCGATCCGCGACGCCGCTACCTTGCTCGTGCTCGGCGAACTGTGGGCGAACCGCGAGAGCAGCACCGGGAACCCGCTGAGCCCGTCCGTGCGCAATATCCTCGACACGATCCGGGGGCCGTCATGGGCCTGA
- a CDS encoding DegQ family serine endoprotease, whose translation MTSWSTVFRCLVAVLMASLMPIAAAMSLPDFTELVQRQGAAVVNISTSQSPKEGTTLFPGFDENDPMFDFFRRFIPRKPELPRADPENRSLGSGFVISPDGYILTNAHVVDAADEILVRLVDKREFRARVIGADARSDVALIKIEATDLPKLVIGDPDKLKVGEWVVAIGSPFGFDHSVTAGIVSATGRSLPDENFVPFIQTDVAINPGNSGGPLFNLQGEVVGINSQIYSQTGGFMGLSFAIPINVAMDVQQQLRTTGRVQRGRIGVAIQEVTRGLAESFGLPRAAGALVSAVEPGGPAASAGVEQGDVIVSFAGKSVEASADLPRIVAASRPSTRVNVRVYRNGEPHELSVTVGEWQDDAPARTRRSERPQVAPNKLGLVVAEPTPAQRREREVEHGLIVERVQGAAARAELQRGDFILALVSGGRQVPLNSVAAFTRVVGGLKDGQQVTLLVQRGEGISYVTLQAGE comes from the coding sequence ATGACGTCGTGGAGCACGGTGTTTCGTTGTCTGGTCGCGGTCCTGATGGCATCGCTGATGCCGATCGCCGCCGCCATGTCGCTGCCGGACTTTACCGAGCTGGTGCAGCGGCAGGGCGCCGCTGTCGTGAATATCAGCACGAGCCAGTCGCCGAAAGAGGGTACGACGTTGTTTCCGGGTTTCGACGAAAACGATCCGATGTTCGATTTTTTTCGTCGCTTCATCCCCCGCAAGCCCGAGCTGCCGAGGGCAGATCCCGAAAACCGCTCGCTCGGCTCGGGGTTCGTCATCAGCCCCGACGGTTACATCCTCACCAATGCACACGTCGTCGATGCGGCAGACGAGATCCTCGTCCGGCTCGTCGATAAGCGCGAATTCCGCGCGCGGGTGATCGGCGCGGACGCGCGCAGCGATGTCGCTCTGATCAAGATCGAGGCGACGGACTTGCCGAAGCTGGTGATCGGCGATCCGGACAAGCTGAAGGTGGGCGAATGGGTCGTCGCGATCGGATCGCCGTTCGGTTTCGATCACTCCGTGACGGCAGGGATCGTCAGTGCGACCGGCCGCAGCCTTCCTGACGAGAACTTCGTCCCGTTCATCCAGACCGATGTCGCGATCAATCCCGGCAATTCCGGTGGCCCGTTGTTCAATCTCCAGGGCGAGGTCGTCGGCATCAATTCACAGATCTACAGTCAGACGGGCGGGTTCATGGGATTGTCGTTCGCGATCCCGATCAACGTCGCGATGGATGTCCAGCAGCAGCTGCGCACCACCGGCCGCGTGCAGCGCGGGCGGATCGGGGTCGCGATCCAGGAAGTGACGCGGGGACTCGCGGAGAGCTTCGGCTTGCCACGGGCTGCAGGGGCGCTCGTGAGCGCGGTCGAGCCCGGTGGCCCGGCAGCCAGTGCCGGGGTGGAACAGGGCGACGTCATCGTGAGTTTCGCCGGCAAGAGCGTGGAGGCTTCGGCTGATCTGCCTCGTATCGTTGCAGCGAGTCGGCCTTCCACGCGCGTCAACGTGCGGGTGTACCGCAATGGCGAACCGCACGAACTGAGCGTGACAGTCGGCGAATGGCAGGACGACGCGCCGGCCCGAACACGGCGCAGCGAGCGCCCGCAGGTGGCGCCGAACAAGCTGGGTCTGGTGGTTGCCGAGCCGACGCCCGCCCAGCGGCGCGAGCGCGAGGTCGAACACGGCCTGATCGTCGAGCGCGTGCAGGGGGCTGCCGCGCGCGCCGAATTGCAGCGCGGCGACTTCATCCTCGCGCTGGTGTCGGGAGGCCGGCAGGTCCCGCTGAATTCGGTCGCGGCCTTCACGCGCGTCGTTGGGGGACTCAAGGACGGCCAGCAGGTGACGCTGCTCGTGCAGCGCGGCGAGGGGATTTCCTACGTGACACTGCAGGCGGGCGAGTGA
- a CDS encoding phage tail assembly chaperone family protein, TAC produces MNIYTIKSQGGIVNNEPVPAQIEWKEQTFEVQIKRLSYGAIETLHKAGSQAFNTRLIAECVLFSDGQLSFDDAFKLDPALANALYAAVMRAQEGDAADPKATTSGTN; encoded by the coding sequence ATGAACATCTACACCATCAAGAGCCAAGGCGGCATCGTCAACAACGAGCCCGTCCCCGCGCAAATCGAGTGGAAAGAGCAGACCTTTGAAGTACAGATCAAGCGCCTGTCCTATGGCGCCATCGAGACCCTGCACAAGGCCGGTAGCCAAGCGTTCAATACGCGCCTGATCGCCGAATGCGTGCTGTTCAGCGACGGCCAATTGAGCTTTGACGACGCGTTCAAGCTGGACCCTGCCCTGGCCAACGCGCTGTATGCCGCCGTGATGCGCGCGCAAGAGGGGGACGCCGCCGACCCAAAAGCGACGACCTCTGGCACGAACTAG
- a CDS encoding HK97-gp10 family putative phage morphogenesis protein gives MAVKFNPVELAALKTKLDVLKEKVGKKAVMGAVRKGAVIVADAIKEGAAAIDDEATPSDIEKNVAVRFSPKRYKATGEIMYRVGIRGGAKKDPGDEKNPGKGTAHWRFVEFGSKDTAARPFMGPALESNAQEVFDAITAELKKRLEKL, from the coding sequence ATGGCCGTCAAGTTCAACCCCGTCGAACTCGCCGCACTGAAGACGAAGCTCGACGTGCTCAAAGAGAAGGTCGGCAAGAAAGCCGTGATGGGCGCCGTGCGCAAGGGCGCGGTTATCGTCGCGGACGCCATCAAGGAAGGCGCCGCCGCCATCGATGACGAAGCGACCCCGAGCGACATCGAGAAGAACGTCGCCGTGCGCTTCAGCCCGAAACGCTACAAGGCCACGGGCGAAATCATGTACCGCGTCGGCATCCGTGGCGGCGCGAAGAAAGACCCCGGCGACGAGAAGAACCCCGGCAAGGGCACGGCCCATTGGCGCTTCGTCGAGTTCGGCTCGAAGGACACCGCCGCCCGCCCGTTCATGGGACCCGCCCTCGAATCCAACGCTCAGGAAGTGTTCGACGCGATCACTGCTGAACTCAAGAAAAGGCTGGAAAAGCTATGA
- a CDS encoding IS66-like element ISAzo21 family transposase yields the protein MPQTPLTQLPTREEAAQWTADQVVELAGAHLAQQRQFEVIKGEFEAMRHQLDWFRRQLFGQKSEKRIVDANPHQMSLGELPVPGSSPPPPAQDIAAHTRRARTSDCAKGDESALFFDEARVPVETIEVPNPEAEGLAPGQFEVIGEKTSFRLAQRPGSYVILKYVRPVIKLRNTQLISCPAAPRGVIEGSRADVSFVVGLITDKFCYHQPLYRQHQRLGDNGIRVSRPWLTQLTHSALALLEPVFTAQLGSIRLSRVKAMDETPIKAGRAGPGKMKGGYFWPVYGERDEICFVYHESRKAQHIEQILGTDPPPEGAVLLTDGYGVYERYAEKCGLTHAQCWAHSRRKFFDAQSVEPERAGRALEMIGKLYAVEKRIREATLVGEASRAYRIEHAQPVVHEFFAWVDAQFDTHGLLPSSPLTTAMAYVRERRAALEVYLRDPEVSIDTNHLERALRVVPMGRRNWLFCWTEVGAKYVGIAQSLIATCRLHDIDPYEYLVDVLQRVGQHPAADVAQLTPRLWKQHFAANPLRSDLFGISK from the coding sequence ATGCCTCAGACGCCTTTGACGCAGCTGCCGACCCGTGAAGAAGCCGCCCAGTGGACGGCCGATCAGGTCGTCGAACTGGCGGGCGCGCACTTGGCGCAGCAGCGCCAGTTCGAGGTCATCAAAGGCGAATTCGAGGCGATGCGCCACCAGCTCGACTGGTTCCGTCGGCAGCTCTTCGGCCAGAAGAGCGAGAAGCGCATCGTGGACGCCAACCCACATCAGATGAGTCTGGGCGAGTTGCCGGTGCCCGGATCCTCGCCGCCGCCCCCCGCCCAGGACATTGCCGCCCATACCCGACGGGCCCGGACCAGCGACTGCGCCAAGGGCGACGAGTCGGCGCTGTTCTTCGACGAGGCCCGGGTGCCGGTCGAGACGATCGAGGTGCCCAACCCCGAGGCCGAGGGGCTCGCTCCCGGTCAGTTCGAGGTGATCGGTGAGAAGACGAGTTTCCGGCTCGCGCAGCGCCCGGGCAGCTACGTCATCCTCAAATACGTGCGCCCGGTGATCAAGCTTCGCAACACGCAGCTCATCTCCTGCCCCGCGGCGCCCAGGGGTGTCATCGAGGGTAGCCGCGCTGATGTGAGCTTTGTCGTCGGGCTCATCACGGACAAGTTCTGCTATCACCAGCCGCTCTACCGCCAGCACCAGCGACTGGGGGACAATGGCATCAGGGTGTCGCGCCCGTGGCTCACGCAGCTCACCCATAGCGCGCTCGCGCTGCTCGAACCCGTCTTCACCGCACAGCTCGGCTCGATTCGGCTGTCGCGGGTCAAGGCGATGGACGAGACCCCGATCAAGGCCGGCCGTGCTGGCCCCGGCAAGATGAAAGGCGGCTATTTCTGGCCGGTCTATGGCGAACGTGACGAGATCTGTTTCGTCTATCACGAGAGCCGCAAGGCGCAGCACATCGAGCAGATCCTGGGCACTGACCCGCCCCCCGAGGGGGCGGTGCTCCTCACCGATGGCTATGGAGTCTACGAACGCTATGCCGAGAAGTGCGGACTCACGCACGCTCAATGCTGGGCGCATTCGAGGAGGAAGTTCTTCGACGCCCAGTCGGTCGAGCCCGAGCGTGCGGGCCGGGCGCTGGAGATGATCGGCAAGCTCTATGCAGTCGAGAAACGCATCCGCGAGGCCACGCTCGTCGGCGAGGCGAGCCGGGCGTACCGGATCGAGCATGCACAGCCCGTGGTCCACGAGTTCTTCGCCTGGGTCGATGCCCAGTTCGACACCCACGGCTTGCTGCCCAGTTCGCCGCTCACCACCGCCATGGCTTATGTGCGGGAGCGCCGTGCCGCCCTCGAGGTGTACCTGCGCGACCCCGAAGTGTCGATCGACACAAACCATCTCGAGCGGGCGTTGCGCGTGGTGCCCATGGGACGTCGCAACTGGCTCTTTTGCTGGACCGAGGTCGGCGCCAAATACGTCGGCATCGCGCAGAGCCTGATCGCCACCTGCCGGCTGCACGACATCGATCCGTACGAATATTTGGTCGATGTGCTGCAGCGTGTCGGCCAACACCCCGCTGCCGACGTCGCGCAACTCACCCCCCGTCTGTGGAAGCAGCACTTCGCTGCCAACCCGCTGCGATCCGATCTCTTCGGGATCTCGAAGTAG
- a CDS encoding DUF3168 domain-containing protein translates to MSLFALVKASPACTALLGANPVRLFEFGTAPELQTLPYATYQELYVRPANVLEGAPSTDHVKYQIDLWSTTATEARALGKAIRRAIDSVGIVTFFQNTFDHEARLYRITLHYHQLERIEP, encoded by the coding sequence ATGAGCCTCTTCGCCCTTGTCAAAGCCTCGCCCGCCTGCACGGCCCTGCTCGGCGCGAACCCGGTCCGGCTGTTCGAGTTCGGCACCGCGCCCGAACTCCAGACCCTGCCCTACGCCACGTATCAGGAACTCTACGTGCGCCCTGCCAACGTGCTGGAAGGCGCGCCGAGCACCGATCACGTCAAGTACCAGATCGACCTCTGGAGCACGACGGCGACTGAAGCCCGAGCACTTGGGAAAGCCATTCGCCGCGCCATTGATTCCGTAGGCATCGTGACGTTCTTTCAGAACACGTTCGATCACGAAGCCCGGCTGTACCGCATCACCTTGCACTACCACCAACTAGAAAGGATTGAACCATGA
- a CDS encoding glutaredoxin family protein has protein sequence MSREWCHLCHDLLDELRPLAAELGWTLRVLDVDADPELEARWNELVPVVLGGNTELCRYRLDAAAVRAYCRRFPLESAP, from the coding sequence ATGAGCCGCGAGTGGTGCCACCTGTGCCACGATCTGCTCGATGAGCTCCGGCCGCTGGCGGCGGAGCTCGGCTGGACGCTGCGCGTTCTCGACGTCGATGCCGACCCCGAACTCGAGGCACGCTGGAACGAACTGGTCCCGGTAGTGCTGGGCGGCAACACCGAACTGTGCCGCTACCGGCTCGACGCAGCGGCCGTTCGTGCCTATTGCCGACGTTTTCCGCTAGAATCCGCGCCTTAG
- a CDS encoding terminase large subunit codes for MTRADLAIAFIEKHIRVPEGSLVGNRLELQPFQTAWVRAVYDNPVGTRRAILSVGRKNGKSALVAALILVHLVGPEAVQNSQLVSGALSRDQASLVFKLAAKMVRLNPELAALVRIKDSTKELFGLPMGTHFKALAAVGSTALGLSPVFVLFDELGSVRGPRSEFAEALFSAQAAYENPLTFIISTQAASDADLLSIIIDDAEKSQDPRVVCHVHQAPKDCTLDDEDAMRAANPAAGVFSSFDDLKHSAEEAMRMPSAEPAHRNFRLNQRCEVGNPFVSRSVWESCGAMPDSLEGLEVWGGLDLSTRTDLTSLVLTGRDSSGIWHVKSFFWTPAEGIMDRARVDRVAYDLWRDQGFLRATPGKTVDYEYVARDIAEICDGLDIKAIAFDPHRIDFLKKEFERIGCSVPLLMCHQGFNGVNPGICNLEAELLNKRLRHGMHPVLTMAAAGAVTEINSEGQRRFSKRKATARIDGIVSLAMCFSAAFKVEEEEREPEYQMIFL; via the coding sequence ATGACTCGCGCCGACCTCGCCATTGCATTCATCGAGAAACACATTCGCGTGCCCGAGGGTTCGTTGGTGGGCAATCGCCTGGAACTTCAACCTTTCCAGACCGCCTGGGTAAGGGCCGTTTATGACAATCCGGTAGGAACCCGCCGCGCGATCCTAAGTGTTGGGAGAAAGAATGGGAAATCTGCGCTGGTGGCTGCTCTTATTCTGGTGCATCTGGTGGGACCTGAAGCAGTCCAAAATTCCCAACTGGTGTCGGGCGCTCTCTCGCGCGATCAAGCGTCGCTAGTCTTCAAGCTCGCCGCCAAAATGGTCCGGCTGAATCCCGAACTGGCGGCCCTCGTCCGCATCAAGGACTCGACCAAGGAACTCTTCGGCTTGCCGATGGGAACCCATTTCAAGGCCTTGGCCGCTGTCGGCTCGACCGCCCTGGGCCTGTCCCCGGTATTCGTCCTGTTCGATGAATTGGGCAGCGTGCGCGGACCCCGCTCCGAATTTGCCGAAGCCCTTTTCTCTGCTCAAGCCGCGTACGAGAACCCGCTCACGTTCATCATCAGTACGCAAGCGGCAAGCGACGCTGACTTGCTCTCAATCATCATCGACGACGCCGAAAAGAGCCAAGACCCGCGCGTAGTCTGCCACGTCCATCAAGCGCCGAAAGACTGCACGCTTGATGACGAAGACGCGATGCGCGCCGCCAACCCTGCAGCCGGCGTGTTTTCCAGTTTCGACGACCTGAAGCACTCGGCGGAAGAGGCCATGCGCATGCCCTCTGCCGAGCCTGCGCACCGGAATTTCCGCCTGAACCAGCGCTGTGAAGTCGGCAACCCGTTCGTGTCGCGCTCCGTGTGGGAGTCCTGCGGCGCCATGCCCGATAGCCTCGAAGGCCTGGAAGTGTGGGGCGGGCTCGACCTATCGACGCGTACGGACCTCACGAGCCTTGTGCTTACCGGCCGCGATTCGTCCGGGATCTGGCACGTCAAGAGTTTCTTCTGGACCCCGGCAGAGGGAATCATGGACCGGGCCCGCGTCGACCGCGTCGCGTATGACCTCTGGCGCGACCAAGGCTTCCTGCGCGCGACACCGGGCAAGACGGTCGATTACGAATATGTGGCCCGCGACATCGCCGAGATTTGCGACGGGCTCGACATCAAGGCCATTGCCTTTGACCCGCACCGTATCGACTTCCTGAAAAAAGAGTTCGAGCGGATCGGCTGCTCCGTCCCCTTGCTGATGTGTCACCAAGGGTTCAACGGCGTGAATCCGGGCATCTGCAACCTTGAGGCCGAGCTATTGAACAAGCGCCTGCGCCACGGAATGCACCCGGTTCTGACGATGGCCGCAGCGGGCGCGGTGACCGAGATCAACTCCGAAGGGCAGCGCCGCTTCTCGAAGCGGAAAGCCACGGCCCGAATAGACGGAATTGTCTCCCTTGCGATGTGCTTCAGCGCCGCGTTCAAGGTTGAAGAAGAAGAGCGCGAACCCGAATACCAGATGATCTTTCTCTGA